gtatttattgcaATTGTGCTAGAATTGAATATAAAATGGAGcatactttttcttatttatcactctgtgggaaagaaaagctataatataagcacatacacaaaaatcTACCTGGCCTCTCTTAGTTTTATATGTTAATGCCAATAACTGTATCCTGAGTTTGAGAATcccattatttttcttcataatgtTTAGACAGAACATAATCTCAACATAAACATAAACACTTATTGCTACTGATTCATGAATACTGCTTAATCATATTGAGTTTGGGACTATTAACCTACTCAAGATCACAAGTTTCATGTCCCCTAAATTTCTAGTTCAGCATCCTTTCTATGTTTTGGAAAATGGGGAGAAAGTTAATGGAGGAAGACCAtggaccacaaaagaaaaaagagagaactaATTTGATATTCAACCCATTCTTCCTGAGCCCTGATCCATCAGGCTATGCTTCATCTTAGTGGACTCTATGCTCAATTTTATATGTGATCTCAGCCAaaaggcataaaaacaaacaatagacTTGCATTATAATGGCAAACTTTTTCCTGACATGACCTACTTGACTCGAGAATAATCTTATAGGCTCTGTTCCCATGGATTATaactccttccctctctcttccacaTAATGTCAGTGAGGAAAGGTATGGGCATTCAAAATACAAGCTGGAATCATttctaaaggaaaaggaaaacagactTAAACATGATTTGTCTCTGAGTCTCAGATCACTGGTGAGTGTTCTGGCCTCACCCCTTCCCCCAACCTCAATGTCAGCATTACCAAACACAAGTACAGTCAGTCACATGTTACCTTTCACGTGAATAATAGTCCCATTGCTCTTCTCATTGTCTAGGTAAGGAGGAGGGTACATGACCTCGATTCTGCAGAAGTAAATATCTGTTTGGTTAGCATGGAGATTCCGGAGGTAGAACGTCACTGTTTCGTTGTCCAGTTTCCCGTCACAGTTGAACCCCACGTTTGAGTGAAACTGAAGCTGGTAGGAGAAGTTCCCATTCACAACGCAGACTTCCACATCGCTGTTCACTCCCTTGTAAAGGGACGCGCGGAACTCCTTTGAGAGAAGGCTATGTGAATACCTGCAGCTGAGGGCGACTTCGTTGTTATCCACCACCAGCATGGGTGACTGCTTCACCAAAATCTTGTTTTCTGAGGGGGAGACAATGTAGTTAGGGGTATCAGAGTAATAGTTCTGTTGTCCTGAAATCAGAAGGAATTAATTAGCCAACTAAACAGATCTCCAACAAAGTTAGTCTCTTGGCAGACAAAGATAGAATAGTAGTTCTTCTTGGAGTGATAACGTCAGCAAAAGTTTTAAAGTTTGTTTCAATAGTGTTGGCATCCTTTTTTGAATGGGAAAATGGAGTGTGTTTCCACCTGGAAGGCAAAAGGTGACCTTCTGCCAGCACTGAGCACCAGAACTATGCACTAGGAATTTTTTGAATCAAATTGAGATTCCTAAGATGTTAATCAGGCCGGAGGCTGACTTTCTGATTAAGTGATATGTTTGGAAGCAGCCTGGCACTGGTGCCCAGATGGATTTGTTTTCAGTTGGGTGACAGGTTTCTATAAGGGAATTTAAAAGTTTCAAAACATTTTGGCATTGCTTGTTGACCAACCCGTGGGGTAAAGAGGTGAAGAAATCTGTAGCTCCAAGTGTTGGCTTTCATTTCTCTTCCACAGCAAATTCAGAGAACGGCCTCCCAAGAGACTTGCATGTCCGCTCTCTTAAATCGAGAAGAGTTCTACCTTTATGCAATAAACAATCCAAAATCTGGGTATCATCTGTTCAATTTCTCACTGTCTGTTCAAAAGCAAATGAAGTGAAACTACATTATCAACTCCACTGGGGAGGAGACCACATTGATATCGTTTTTCCAATGCATCCCCATTTCACAAAATATGCTCCCCAGAACACAAAAATATGtccctttttaaaaactgattattacaattttaagtgtgtgtatgtgtgtgtatgtgtgtgtgtgtgtgtgtgagtgtgtgtgtgtgtgtgtgtgtgtgtgtgtgtacatcacagCA
The nucleotide sequence above comes from Peromyscus eremicus chromosome 13, PerEre_H2_v1, whole genome shotgun sequence. Encoded proteins:
- the Cd28 gene encoding T-cell-specific surface glycoprotein CD28, encoding MQLENKILVKQSPMLVVDNNEVALSCRYSHSLLSKEFRASLYKGVNSDVEVCVVNGNFSYQLQFHSNVGFNCDGKLDNETVTFYLRNLHANQTDIYFCRIEVMYPPPYLDNEKSNGTIIHVKEKHLCHDQATPKLFWAPTVVAGVLLFYGLLVTVVLYNVWTNSRRNRLLQSDYMNMTPRRLGPTRKHYQPYAPARDFAAYRP